A window of Komagataeibacter medellinensis NBRC 3288 contains these coding sequences:
- a CDS encoding carbohydrate porin has product MGLVFPATGLAQTQIEEDRARLGNSTPLIQQIDPATVRDSERAQADAQKAHEAAADDGDRLDTSGNLLGNMWGARPWLYRHGISFDIQEVDELWGNGTGGSASGNDGAAGSGTGPSYDGVTMPTLTVDTEKLFGLKGGLFNVSALQIHGRSISQDHLANFNPISGFEADHSTRLFELWYQQSFLGGKLDVKVGQQDLDTEFLISDYASLYLNANFGWPMAPSVNLYGGGPSWPLSSPAIRIRYRPSEKFTFMFAAADDNPPGNRYNSTPIQQATGSLSGYNSDPTSQTYDGTNGTNFNMNTGALLMTELQYALNPQPADMSNVTKNPGLPGVYKLGGFYDTAKFADYRYNRNGGSLGAASVNPASTESDLTPRWDRGNWMVYGIIDQMIWRPSLTSARSVGVFVRATGNGGDRNQISFAIDAGLNLKAPFRGRNNDTIGLGWGIGRASSGLRQFDRDRQTLVQGNENHLELTYQAQVTPWMVMQPDFQYVWHPSGGTPDWTGLRRVGDEAIFGLHSNITF; this is encoded by the coding sequence ATGGGGCTGGTATTTCCAGCAACAGGCCTGGCCCAGACCCAGATCGAGGAAGACCGCGCCCGCCTTGGCAATTCCACACCGCTGATCCAGCAGATCGACCCCGCCACCGTGCGGGATTCCGAACGCGCGCAGGCTGATGCGCAGAAAGCACACGAAGCCGCCGCCGATGATGGCGACAGGCTGGACACCAGCGGCAACCTGCTGGGCAACATGTGGGGCGCGCGGCCATGGCTGTACAGGCATGGCATCAGTTTTGACATCCAGGAAGTCGATGAACTGTGGGGCAACGGCACTGGCGGTTCGGCTTCGGGTAATGATGGCGCGGCAGGCTCGGGTACCGGCCCGTCCTATGATGGCGTGACCATGCCAACACTTACCGTCGATACCGAAAAGCTGTTCGGGCTGAAGGGTGGCCTGTTCAATGTCAGCGCCCTGCAGATACACGGGCGCTCGATCTCGCAGGACCACCTGGCCAACTTCAACCCCATAAGTGGGTTCGAGGCCGACCACTCCACCCGCCTGTTCGAACTGTGGTACCAGCAGTCCTTCCTTGGCGGCAAGCTGGATGTAAAGGTGGGGCAGCAGGATCTCGATACCGAATTCCTGATCAGCGATTACGCCTCGCTTTACCTCAACGCCAATTTCGGCTGGCCCATGGCGCCATCGGTCAACCTGTATGGCGGCGGCCCGTCCTGGCCGCTGTCATCCCCCGCCATCCGTATCCGCTACCGGCCCAGCGAGAAGTTCACCTTCATGTTTGCGGCAGCGGACGACAACCCGCCGGGCAACCGTTACAATTCCACCCCCATCCAGCAGGCCACCGGGTCACTCAGCGGTTACAATTCCGACCCCACCAGCCAGACCTATGATGGCACCAACGGTACCAATTTCAACATGAACACCGGGGCGCTGCTGATGACCGAACTGCAATACGCGCTCAACCCCCAGCCTGCCGACATGTCCAACGTGACCAAGAACCCCGGCCTGCCGGGCGTGTACAAGCTGGGCGGGTTCTATGATACCGCGAAGTTCGCCGACTACCGCTACAACCGCAATGGTGGCTCACTGGGTGCGGCCTCGGTCAATCCCGCCAGCACCGAAAGCGACCTGACCCCGCGCTGGGACCGGGGTAACTGGATGGTCTACGGCATCATTGACCAGATGATCTGGCGGCCCTCGTTAACATCCGCCCGCTCGGTGGGTGTGTTCGTGCGCGCCACCGGTAATGGCGGCGATCGTAACCAGATCAGCTTCGCCATTGACGCAGGACTGAACCTGAAGGCGCCGTTCAGGGGGCGTAACAACGATACGATCGGTCTGGGCTGGGGCATCGGTCGCGCCAGTTCTGGCCTGCGGCAATTTGATCGAGACAGGCAGACGCTTGTGCAGGGCAATGAAAACCACCTGGAACTGACCTATCAGGCTCAGGTCACGCCGTGGATGGTGATGCAGCCTGACTTCCAGTACGTCTGGCACCCTTCGGGCGGAACGCCCGACTGGACCGGTCTGCGCCGTGTGGGTGACGAAGCGATCTTTGGCCTGCACAGCAATATAACATTCTAG
- a CDS encoding iron transporter, with the protein METFNMNKKHIVLAFLTAALPAGVTAAQAREYPIGGPVQAHDMEIASSYLTDIMVMPMPAGMIDNTKPDTIHLETDVHATADNVWGYPDGAWVPYLDIGYVLTKDGTPWKAEGKMHFMTAKDGPHYADNVKMDGAGRYTVVLTYSSPEQNGFLHHVDKETGTPGFWQPFSEKFNFAYPQK; encoded by the coding sequence ATGGAAACATTCAATATGAATAAAAAGCATATCGTTCTGGCTTTTCTGACAGCGGCGCTACCCGCTGGCGTAACGGCGGCCCAGGCGCGCGAATACCCGATAGGTGGTCCCGTTCAGGCCCATGATATGGAAATCGCTTCGAGTTACCTGACGGATATCATGGTCATGCCCATGCCTGCCGGTATGATCGACAATACAAAACCTGATACCATCCATCTTGAAACCGATGTTCATGCCACCGCAGACAATGTATGGGGTTACCCCGATGGGGCATGGGTGCCCTACCTTGATATCGGTTATGTACTGACCAAGGATGGCACGCCGTGGAAAGCTGAAGGCAAGATGCATTTCATGACGGCCAAGGATGGCCCGCATTATGCCGATAACGTAAAAATGGACGGAGCCGGCCGTTATACGGTCGTGCTGACCTATTCCTCGCCTGAGCAGAATGGCTTTCTGCATCATGTGGACAAGGAGACGGGTACGCCGGGTTTCTGGCAGCCGTTTAGCGAAAAGTTCAACTTCGCCTATCCGCAGAAGTGA
- a CDS encoding FUSC family protein, with protein MGGQGAAFPLLGQPATGLRHLVRRFSWVYSPSLPDLAFALRTSLAAIISLLIAMWMELDSPQWAPLTVWVVAQSSRGESLSKARWRIVGTLVGGVAAITLMAAFPQAPGLFFCVLALWIGLCCALATLLDQYRAYGLVLTGFTSAIIATGAITQPDDVFAVSVARSSYIILGVLCEAVLAVVFMPRIVEHARTALLARLDETFQATCNTITHQLCTAAGAEQQALTSALLRRIVAFSGQIEFSALELGPRNHVGDHARRALAGMLVMLAHARALQILRPPMQLPSGHEEQVPGHVLAAWLEHDAMPDPAGGKEWQPITTALLGEMRLVMREMTACATAPHGDRFRFSLTSRRHVREALNNGIRSAAAIMGAWWLWEVTAWHHGSAFISFVALIYGLMATRENPLVATTPFLKGGLWCAATAAVLALWVIPAITAPEILLLALIIPMTVGGLAARRPELAGYAFSFNMFLPVLIGPMNMGRFDEVGFLNNTLAFLGSIVFVLLTYRVVIPFRLDVHIRRTMAWIGQRLRNLARPQALTDAPAWLSGCAASLVRILFHAAALPAPVLSACLTQQISDMTVGIYIIRLRDLLRSGSLPPRTRRVVALFLARWHKGQATPAVTHVLAWARYEQTRHPSGADHALLSEVVACLRIIAVSQHEKTDTAIAGR; from the coding sequence ATGGGGGGACAGGGCGCAGCATTTCCCCTGCTCGGACAGCCCGCAACCGGCCTGCGGCACCTGGTTCGGCGGTTTTCATGGGTCTATTCGCCTTCCCTGCCCGATCTGGCATTTGCTCTCCGCACGTCACTGGCCGCCATCATCTCGCTCCTTATCGCCATGTGGATGGAACTGGACAGCCCGCAATGGGCGCCGCTTACGGTCTGGGTCGTGGCCCAGTCCTCACGCGGGGAAAGCCTGTCCAAGGCGCGGTGGCGGATCGTGGGCACGCTGGTGGGCGGCGTTGCGGCCATAACCCTTATGGCGGCCTTTCCGCAGGCACCGGGGCTGTTTTTCTGCGTTCTTGCCCTGTGGATCGGGCTGTGCTGCGCGCTAGCCACCCTTCTGGACCAGTACCGGGCCTACGGGCTTGTGCTTACGGGTTTTACTTCAGCCATCATCGCCACGGGCGCAATTACCCAGCCCGATGATGTCTTTGCCGTCAGCGTTGCCCGCAGCAGCTACATCATACTGGGTGTGCTGTGCGAGGCAGTGCTGGCTGTGGTGTTCATGCCGCGTATCGTGGAACATGCGCGCACAGCACTGCTGGCGCGCCTGGATGAGACCTTTCAGGCCACCTGCAACACCATCACCCATCAGTTGTGCACAGCGGCGGGAGCGGAACAGCAGGCGCTGACCAGCGCGTTACTCAGGCGGATCGTGGCCTTCAGCGGGCAGATCGAATTCAGCGCTCTGGAACTGGGACCGCGCAACCATGTGGGCGACCACGCGCGCCGGGCGCTGGCGGGCATGCTGGTCATGCTGGCGCATGCGCGTGCGCTCCAGATCCTTCGTCCTCCCATGCAGCTTCCATCCGGGCATGAAGAGCAGGTGCCTGGGCACGTGCTTGCGGCATGGCTTGAACACGATGCGATGCCGGACCCTGCGGGGGGGAAGGAATGGCAGCCCATCACCACTGCCCTGCTGGGCGAAATGCGGCTTGTCATGCGTGAAATGACGGCCTGCGCCACAGCGCCCCATGGCGACCGGTTCCGCTTCAGTCTGACATCACGCCGCCATGTGCGTGAAGCCCTGAACAACGGTATCCGCTCCGCCGCCGCCATAATGGGAGCATGGTGGCTGTGGGAAGTTACGGCGTGGCACCACGGGTCTGCCTTCATCTCGTTCGTGGCACTCATCTATGGCCTGATGGCCACACGCGAAAACCCGCTGGTAGCCACCACGCCCTTCCTCAAGGGCGGGTTATGGTGCGCGGCAACCGCCGCCGTGCTGGCATTGTGGGTCATACCGGCCATTACCGCGCCCGAGATCCTGCTCCTTGCCCTGATCATACCCATGACCGTGGGCGGCCTTGCCGCACGCAGGCCCGAACTGGCAGGCTATGCCTTTTCGTTCAACATGTTCCTGCCGGTGCTGATCGGGCCGATGAACATGGGTCGGTTTGATGAGGTCGGGTTCCTCAACAACACACTGGCGTTTCTGGGCAGCATCGTTTTTGTCCTGCTGACCTATCGGGTGGTGATTCCCTTTCGGCTGGACGTACATATACGCCGTACCATGGCATGGATTGGCCAGCGCCTGCGCAACCTTGCCCGCCCCCAGGCGCTTACGGATGCACCGGCATGGCTATCGGGCTGTGCGGCAAGCCTTGTGCGTATTCTCTTCCATGCGGCAGCCTTGCCCGCGCCAGTACTCAGCGCCTGTCTGACACAGCAGATTTCCGACATGACGGTGGGCATATACATCATCCGCCTGCGCGACCTGCTGCGCTCAGGCTCATTGCCACCGCGCACGCGGCGTGTCG
- the tnpA gene encoding IS66-like element accessory protein TnpA: protein MTQEILIGVERRRRWSDERKLAILAEVGVDGASVSDVARRHDLTRQHLYQWRTSFRQRLSSPDQSVAFVPVASVTTPAVASGGDPDELAIVLRNGRSIRVTGHPAEDLLARVIRIAETA from the coding sequence ATGACCCAGGAAATCCTGATTGGCGTTGAACGCCGCCGCCGCTGGTCGGATGAACGGAAGCTGGCGATACTGGCTGAAGTTGGTGTGGATGGAGCAAGTGTATCGGATGTGGCACGTCGACATGACCTGACCCGCCAACATCTTTACCAATGGCGGACGTCATTCCGTCAAAGACTATCTTCCCCAGATCAGTCTGTGGCGTTTGTTCCTGTTGCTTCAGTGACGACACCTGCTGTGGCATCTGGCGGTGATCCTGACGAACTGGCCATAGTGCTGCGCAATGGCCGTAGTATCAGGGTGACGGGACATCCTGCCGAAGATCTTCTGGCCCGGGTCATCCGGATTGCGGAGACGGCATGA
- the tnpB gene encoding IS66 family insertion sequence element accessory protein TnpB (TnpB, as the term is used for proteins encoded by IS66 family insertion elements, is considered an accessory protein, since TnpC, encoded by a neighboring gene, is a DDE family transposase.), with the protein MIGVGNGVRVYLACGVTDMRKGISGLAALAQDVLRQNPTSGALFAFRGRRGDRIKLLMWDGQGFCLYYKVLEKGRFPWPSPAEGVARLTTAQMAMLWEGMEWRRPSWSAPPSRVA; encoded by the coding sequence ATGATTGGCGTGGGCAACGGCGTGCGTGTCTATCTGGCCTGCGGGGTGACCGATATGCGCAAGGGCATATCGGGTCTGGCAGCACTGGCACAGGACGTGCTGCGTCAGAACCCGACATCAGGGGCGCTCTTTGCCTTTCGTGGTCGCCGTGGGGACAGGATCAAGCTTCTGATGTGGGACGGTCAGGGGTTCTGTCTTTATTACAAGGTGCTTGAGAAGGGACGTTTTCCATGGCCGTCTCCGGCAGAGGGCGTTGCACGCCTGACGACAGCACAGATGGCCATGCTGTGGGAAGGCATGGAGTGGAGACGCCCTTCCTGGTCTGCACCACCGTCTCGCGTGGCCTGA
- a CDS encoding Ros/MucR family transcriptional regulator, producing MDNKDIPHSELVSMTTEIVAAHTNHNTVAIDQIPLLVETVYASLKGLGAEKTVDPAPLQPAVPIKKSVFPDYVVCLEDGKKLKMLKRHLQTAYGMTPEQYREKWGLPANYPMTAPNYAAHRSSLAQKIGLGRKVVAAPEPEAVVEEPAKPARKTRARRKKDTVELDV from the coding sequence TTGGATAATAAAGACATTCCGCATTCCGAACTGGTATCAATGACGACAGAGATCGTTGCAGCGCATACCAACCATAATACCGTTGCAATAGACCAGATCCCGCTACTCGTTGAGACAGTCTATGCTTCACTTAAGGGGCTTGGTGCTGAAAAGACGGTTGACCCCGCACCGCTGCAGCCCGCCGTGCCGATCAAGAAGTCCGTATTCCCCGATTACGTGGTCTGTCTTGAAGACGGCAAGAAACTGAAGATGCTCAAGCGCCATCTGCAGACCGCTTATGGCATGACACCCGAACAGTATCGTGAAAAGTGGGGCCTGCCCGCCAATTATCCCATGACCGCACCGAACTATGCGGCCCATCGTTCCTCGCTGGCACAAAAGATTGGCCTGGGCCGCAAGGTTGTTGCGGCGCCTGAGCCTGAAGCGGTGGTGGAAGAACCCGCAAAGCCCGCGCGCAAGACCCGCGCACGCCGCAAGAAGGACACGGTCGAACTGGATGTGTAA
- the tnpC gene encoding IS66 family transposase, with protein MTSAPAVLPDDPDTLREMIVSLQTEVARLSASARAYEALVQSLKIRIARLQKQKFGASSEKIDREIEQLELLLEDVKIAIAAADPSPDIREHDVSDDALSPPRQRGKPKVSDTTPRERIVLDPGEACPACGGPLRLVGEDVTEILDFIAAKLKVVETARLKKSCRHCETLVQPEAPSRPVPRGMAGTGLLAHILVSKFDDHIPLYRQNEIFARQGVDIPRSTLIDWCGQAVAVLRPLTDLIRQDVVKADLLHADDTPIQVLDPRLRQAGKPRGVKEGRIWSYLRDPRPWGGSDPPAVAYWFSPDRKGINPQTHLAQFRGILQADAYAGFRDLYKPDATGTVHVREAACWAHLRRAFHDVWKGSDSTIAREALEQIGELYDIERQITGHPAPYRLAVRQEQSRPRVTAFHAWCETQLARIPGKGELAKAIRYALNRWKAFTLFLEDGRVAIDNNPAERAIRPVCVGRKNYLFAGSDTGGDNIADAMTLIESAKLSRLNPHDYLADVLARINEHKINRLHELLPWNWKPVNTLHRQAA; from the coding sequence ATGACGTCTGCACCTGCGGTCCTGCCTGATGATCCGGATACCCTGAGGGAAATGATTGTTTCCCTGCAGACCGAAGTGGCTCGGCTTTCTGCGTCAGCCCGTGCGTATGAAGCTCTTGTCCAGTCTCTCAAAATCCGGATCGCACGTCTTCAGAAACAGAAATTCGGGGCCAGTTCAGAAAAGATAGACCGTGAGATTGAACAACTCGAACTGCTCCTTGAAGATGTAAAAATCGCCATCGCGGCAGCCGATCCTTCTCCTGATATCAGGGAGCATGATGTCAGCGATGATGCACTCTCTCCCCCACGGCAGCGTGGCAAACCAAAGGTTTCTGACACGACACCACGGGAGCGTATTGTTCTCGACCCAGGTGAGGCCTGTCCTGCCTGTGGCGGTCCCCTGCGTCTTGTAGGCGAAGATGTCACCGAAATACTGGACTTTATTGCGGCAAAACTGAAAGTTGTCGAAACGGCACGGCTGAAGAAATCCTGCCGTCACTGCGAAACACTGGTGCAGCCTGAAGCACCGTCGCGCCCTGTCCCACGGGGGATGGCTGGCACCGGGCTTTTAGCCCATATCCTGGTCTCGAAATTCGATGACCACATTCCGCTTTATCGTCAGAATGAGATCTTTGCCCGTCAGGGTGTGGACATTCCCCGTTCAACCCTGATCGACTGGTGTGGTCAGGCCGTTGCCGTTCTGCGTCCTCTGACAGATCTGATCCGTCAGGATGTCGTAAAGGCAGACCTGCTACATGCTGATGATACACCCATCCAGGTTCTTGACCCCCGTCTGCGTCAGGCTGGCAAACCCCGGGGCGTGAAGGAAGGGCGGATCTGGAGCTATCTGCGCGATCCCCGCCCATGGGGAGGGAGTGATCCGCCCGCCGTGGCCTACTGGTTCTCTCCCGATCGCAAGGGGATCAATCCCCAGACCCATCTGGCACAGTTCCGGGGCATTCTGCAGGCTGACGCCTACGCCGGGTTCAGGGATCTGTATAAACCAGACGCAACAGGAACCGTGCACGTGCGCGAAGCGGCCTGCTGGGCTCATCTCCGCCGGGCCTTCCATGATGTCTGGAAGGGCAGTGATTCGACAATCGCAAGGGAAGCACTTGAACAGATCGGAGAGCTCTACGATATCGAGCGCCAGATCACCGGACACCCGGCCCCGTATCGTCTGGCTGTCCGACAGGAACAAAGCCGCCCCCGTGTCACAGCATTCCACGCATGGTGCGAAACACAGCTTGCCCGTATCCCTGGAAAGGGGGAACTGGCAAAAGCGATCCGTTATGCGCTCAACCGGTGGAAGGCCTTTACCCTGTTCCTCGAAGATGGTCGTGTCGCCATCGACAACAATCCTGCCGAACGCGCCATACGGCCCGTATGCGTGGGGCGAAAAAATTATCTCTTTGCCGGATCCGACACCGGGGGCGACAACATCGCTGATGCCATGACGCTTATCGAAAGCGCAAAACTCTCCCGGCTTAATCCGCACGATTACCTCGCCGACGTCCTGGCCCGTATCAACGAGCACAAGATCAACCGGCTCCACGAACTGTTGCCATGGAACTGGAAACCCGTGAATACACTGCACAGACAGGCCGCATAA
- a CDS encoding M1 family metallopeptidase, with protein sequence MMYRRLAAIVCLAGCNTAHAAPAQNMQAGSAIMRRVFDTLQLPDAPNRYVSGSGLPGPDYWQNRADYAIHARINPVTHVLTGEEVLTYTNNSPDSLDELWLQLDQNIYRARSRASFANPERHAHTTDGAVIELVTLIHDGHETPLEPHINDTRMQLALPGSPLPHGHKVQIRIRWHHTIPGTWGGRTAVSSVRDGDIFEVAQWYPRMSVYDARRGWDTLPYLGQEFYLDYGDFDYTVTVPWNFTVVGSGALLNPAEVLTPTERARLALAARSDTTVKIRTAQDVTDPASHAARSGEKTWHFRMENTRDISFAASPAFIWDAAGMNLPPIKPAPGMAPVPRLAMSVYPREGQGAQAWDRSTQYVKHAIEYFSSQWYAYPWPNAVNVGGHGAGMEYPGIVFDGWQDRDAMLFWITTHELGHDWFPMIVGSNERRHAFMDEGFNTFIDAYASQHFNNGEYAPKKDPEFAPQTGRPADDIIPLLTDPQAPPLMLTSELVSEKYRHSVSYFKSAYGLMLLREQILGPDRFDAAFRRYIKVWAYRHPAPSDFFRFMNSEAGEDLGWFWRGWYFENWWPDYALTDVSPINNDPHQGMQVGVRSKGQLMLPVVLRLDYTDGTHVDQVIPTESWHLTDHITVTFPGGPTVLRATLDPDHALPEPDRTDNTRTMP encoded by the coding sequence ATGATGTACCGAAGATTGGCCGCCATCGTGTGTCTGGCAGGCTGCAATACGGCCCATGCGGCACCAGCGCAAAACATGCAGGCCGGTTCAGCAATCATGCGCCGGGTATTCGATACGTTGCAACTGCCGGACGCGCCCAACCGCTATGTTTCCGGCTCCGGTCTGCCTGGGCCCGATTACTGGCAGAACCGCGCGGATTATGCGATCCATGCCCGCATCAACCCCGTCACCCATGTGCTGACAGGGGAAGAGGTACTGACCTACACCAACAATAGCCCCGACAGCCTGGATGAACTCTGGTTACAGCTTGACCAGAACATCTACCGCGCCCGCTCGCGCGCCAGCTTTGCCAACCCCGAACGCCATGCCCATACCACCGATGGCGCGGTGATTGAACTGGTCACCCTTATCCATGACGGCCATGAAACACCGCTTGAGCCGCATATCAATGATACCCGAATGCAGCTTGCGCTGCCCGGCAGCCCCCTGCCCCATGGGCATAAAGTGCAGATCCGCATCCGCTGGCACCATACGATTCCCGGCACCTGGGGCGGTCGCACGGCCGTAAGCAGCGTCAGGGACGGAGATATATTTGAAGTCGCGCAATGGTATCCGCGCATGAGCGTTTATGATGCGCGCAGGGGATGGGATACGTTGCCCTATCTGGGGCAGGAATTCTATCTGGATTACGGGGATTTTGACTATACAGTCACCGTTCCGTGGAACTTTACGGTTGTAGGGTCGGGCGCGTTGCTCAATCCTGCTGAAGTCTTGACCCCGACCGAGCGCGCGCGGCTGGCACTGGCCGCACGAAGCGATACGACGGTCAAAATCCGTACCGCGCAGGATGTGACCGACCCCGCAAGCCATGCCGCCCGAAGTGGGGAAAAGACATGGCACTTTCGCATGGAAAACACGCGCGATATCTCCTTTGCCGCCTCGCCTGCCTTCATATGGGATGCGGCAGGCATGAACCTGCCCCCGATCAAACCTGCTCCCGGCATGGCGCCAGTCCCCCGCCTGGCCATGTCCGTCTACCCGCGTGAGGGACAGGGCGCGCAGGCATGGGACCGATCAACGCAATACGTGAAGCATGCAATCGAGTATTTCTCCAGCCAATGGTATGCCTACCCCTGGCCCAACGCGGTCAATGTGGGTGGCCATGGTGCGGGTATGGAATATCCCGGCATTGTCTTTGATGGCTGGCAGGACCGTGATGCCATGCTGTTCTGGATTACAACACATGAACTGGGCCACGACTGGTTCCCCATGATCGTGGGCAGCAACGAGCGGCGTCATGCCTTCATGGATGAGGGATTCAATACCTTTATTGACGCTTATGCCTCACAACACTTCAATAATGGTGAATACGCCCCCAAGAAAGACCCGGAATTCGCACCACAGACCGGTCGGCCCGCCGATGACATCATACCACTTCTGACCGACCCGCAGGCGCCCCCGCTCATGCTGACATCAGAACTCGTGTCTGAGAAATACCGACATTCCGTTTCTTATTTCAAAAGCGCCTACGGCCTCATGCTGCTGCGTGAACAGATACTTGGGCCCGACCGCTTCGATGCCGCGTTCCGACGCTATATAAAAGTATGGGCTTATCGTCACCCGGCACCGTCGGATTTTTTCCGCTTCATGAACAGCGAAGCTGGCGAGGACCTTGGCTGGTTCTGGCGTGGCTGGTATTTCGAGAACTGGTGGCCCGATTATGCACTGACCGACGTCTCCCCCATCAATAACGACCCCCATCAGGGCATGCAGGTCGGTGTGCGGAGCAAGGGGCAGCTTATGCTACCGGTTGTATTGCGGCTGGACTATACGGATGGCACCCATGTGGACCAGGTGATTCCAACGGAAAGCTGGCACCTGACAGACCATATTACCGTAACCTTTCCCGGCGGCCCGACTGTACTCAGGGCTACGCTGGACCCCGATCATGCCCTCCCTGAGCCTGACCGGACCGATAACACCAGAACCATGCCCTGA
- a CDS encoding sulfite exporter TauE/SafE family protein, whose amino-acid sequence MSLPESINLLYVLSGLGVGFLVGMTGVGGGSLMTPLLILLFKVHPQAAVGTDLLYAALTKTVGTLVHGRRQSVEWRVVGRLALGSIPATLLTIAILHWAGSPSAQVTHVISVALGIALLITAPSVLFRQRLQALSGRRAGQLSPAMTGYLTTLLGGMLGVMVTLSSVGAGAIGMAALIFLYPAIELRRLVGSDIAHAVPLTAIAGMGHWWIGDIDMNLLASLLCGSIPGIILGSLCVGIVPDRVQRVILAVILVTVGVKVM is encoded by the coding sequence ATGTCCCTGCCTGAATCGATCAATCTGCTTTATGTCCTCTCCGGTCTTGGCGTCGGTTTCCTTGTGGGCATGACCGGTGTGGGGGGCGGGTCGCTCATGACACCGCTGCTGATCCTGCTGTTCAAGGTCCACCCACAGGCCGCTGTCGGGACCGACCTGCTTTATGCGGCACTGACCAAGACGGTCGGTACACTGGTCCATGGCCGCCGCCAGAGCGTGGAATGGCGTGTGGTCGGGCGGCTGGCCCTGGGTAGCATACCCGCTACCCTGCTCACGATTGCGATCCTGCACTGGGCGGGTAGTCCATCCGCACAGGTTACGCATGTCATTTCGGTAGCTCTGGGCATTGCGCTGCTCATTACGGCGCCAAGCGTGCTGTTCCGCCAGCGGCTGCAAGCCCTGTCAGGGCGCCGGGCGGGTCAACTCTCGCCTGCCATGACGGGTTATCTGACCACGCTGCTGGGTGGGATGCTGGGGGTTATGGTCACCCTGTCATCCGTTGGGGCAGGGGCGATCGGCATGGCAGCCCTGATTTTTCTTTATCCCGCCATCGAACTCCGTCGCCTGGTCGGCTCCGATATTGCCCACGCCGTGCCCCTTACCGCCATTGCGGGCATGGGACATTGGTGGATTGGCGATATCGACATGAACCTGCTCGCCTCGTTACTGTGCGGGTCCATTCCCGGCATTATTCTGGGTAGCCTGTGCGTGGGTATCGTACCTGACCGGGTACAGCGCGTCATACTGGCCGTGATCCTTGTAACCGTGGGCGTGAAGGTAATGTAA